One window of Magallana gigas chromosome 2, xbMagGiga1.1, whole genome shotgun sequence genomic DNA carries:
- the LOC136272626 gene encoding heat shock 70 kDa protein 12A-like — translation MEVIIAIKFGINHTSNTCMIKCDEPKYCKEINVQFETQSNTHYPIKSLTTPTVALFDDTGAIQSYGFEAELQHIQCKNTSNHLLFREFVWDLFCSDKMVPDNLIAVNGSLMKSIDVVTAVLSHMISHIKTKTGFQSSSIAFKYVLTIPTCCCKESRAFMTMAAVKAGCSSENIQIVEEAAAVLQFCLHHKQDARVTTLDDTCNRKYIVVECEEDNATLSVLYFINNKQIEIAYAENTEIWKGCHVLHDFVEMISSEARKTLVDFSEKYPLEYYNFEREVKTKIRLTSPNSSKLSIQLSPFILNETNSENMQESVLRKECEDELYIKLDKCVIKSERSKILVSEAGKRIVDYIESELFTVFSDINHIILVGEFAQSPMLQEILKASFPAKNIMIPEDANMAAVRGAVFFGHRDVSVKTDIIHSKPHSSLNNAQVVLPMEKRLRKIHRGDEKSPQPSRCVIL, via the exons ATGGAAGTTATTATAGCAATAAAATTTGGAATAAACCATACTTCGAACACATGCATGATCAAATGTGATGAACCAAAATACTGTAAAGAGATCAATGTACAATTTGAAACACAGTCAAATACTCACTATCCGATCAAGTCACTTACAACACCAACAGTGGCATTGTTTGATGACACGGGAGCCATCCAATCATATGGATTTGAAGCTGAACTTCAACACATACAGTGTAAGAACACTAGTAACCATCTCCTTTTCCGTGAATTCGTTTGGGATCTGTTTTGCTCAGATAAAATG GTTCCAGACAACCTGATCGCCGTGAATGGCAGTCTAATGAAGTCAATTGACGTAGTGACCGCTGTCTTAAGCCACATGATCAGTcatatcaaaactaaaacaggATTTCAAAGTTCGTCAATAGCTTTCAAGTATGTTTTAACAATCCCGACGTGTTGCTGTAAAGAATCAAGGGCATTTATGACAATGGCTGCCGTAAAG GCAGGTTGTTCGTCAGAAAATATCCAGATCGTTGAAGAAGCTGCTGCCGTTTTGCAATTTTGCCTCCACCATAAACAAGATGCAAGGGTAACAACTTTAGATGACACTTGTAATAGAAAGTATATAGTAGTAGAGTGTGAGG AGGATAATGCTACCTTGTCGGTCCTGtattttatcaacaacaaacaaatcGAAATTGCGTATGCAGAAAACACAGAAATTTGGAAAGGATGCCATGTTCTTCATGATTTTGTTGAAATGATCAGTTCAGAAGCTCGGAAAACCTTGGTAGATTTTTCCGAAAAATACCCCCTTGAATATTACAATTTTGAGCGggaagtaaaaacaaaaatccgGCTGACTTCACCAAACAGTTCAAAATTAAGTATTCAGCTATCACCTTTCATTTTGAACGAGACAAATTCTGAAAATATGCAGGAATCTGTTCTAAGAAAAGAGTGTGAAGACGAGCTTTATATCAAATTAGACAAATGCGTCATTAAATCCGAACGGTCCAAGATTCTTGTTTCTGAGGCTGGAAAACGTATAGTGGACTACATCGAATCGGAATTGTTTACTGTCTTTTCAGATATTAATCATATCATACTTGTTGGAGAATTTGCACAATCACCGATGCTTCAGGAAATTTTAAAAGCGTCATTTCCggcaaaaaatatcatgattcCTGAAGATGCAAACATGGCGGCAGTAAGAGGTGCTGTATTTTTTGGACACAGAGATGTTTCAGTAAAAACAGAT atTATCCACAGCAAGCCACATTCATCTTTGAATAATGCGCAAGTTGTGCTACCAATGGAAAAGCGACTAAGGAAAATCCACAGAGGCGATGAAAAAAGTCCCCAACCATCTCGATGTGTTATACTGTGA
- the LOC136272625 gene encoding heat shock 70 kDa protein 12A-like: MSTRREIEAVIAIQLGINHTSNAYLIKYDQSKDCKDFNVPYDTQSNTTKSVTTPTVALFDDKGGILSYGYEAELQHMQLDNANNHLLFREFIWDLFCSDETVPENLPAVNGRQIKSIDVVTAVLGHMIKHIKTKSELQGLPLTLKYVLTIPTCACKESRTFMREAAVKAGCLSENIKIVEEAAAVLQFCLHNKQDEGIILLDDDNCNRKFLVVECEQDNATLSILYFINKNMIKIVFEDNTEIWEGFHVLHNFVEMISLEARKTLLDFFEKYPLEYYDFLQEVKSKIRRISPECPNLKIKISSVLLEELRCAESIQKSILRAGHKGELEIKGDKCIVKPEQFKILFTEAGRRIVDYIEKQLFAEFSDINQIILVGEFAQSQILHNIIKTAFSAKNVIIPWDGSMAAARGAVFYGQSHVSFVTDVVPNMQQTPLNNAQVALPKALSKERRLIKSMIDDGKPSPSESKESSQQKLCVIL; encoded by the exons ATGTCAACCAGGAGAGAAATAGAGGCTGTTATAGCGATACAACTTGGAATAAACCACACGTCAAACGcttatttgatcaaatatgaTCAGTCAAAAGATTGTAAAGATTTTAATGTACCATATGACACACAGTCAAATACAACTAAGTCAGTGACAACACCGACTGTGGCATTGTTTGATGACAAGGGAGGCATCCTATCATACGGATATGAAGCTGAGCTCCAACACATGCAGCTTGATAACGCTAATAATCATCTACTTTTTCGCGAATTTATTTGGGATCTTTTTTGCTCTGATGAAACg GTTCCAGAAAACCTGCCAGCAGTGAATGGAAGACAAATAAAATCGATTGATGTAGTGACCGCTGTCTTGGGCCATATGATCAAACATATAAAAACTAAATCTGAACTTCAAGGTTTACCATTAACACTGAAGTACGTTTTGACAATCCCGACCTGTGCGTGTAAAGAATCGAGGACATTCATGAGAGAGGCAGCAGTAAAG GCAGGTTGTTTGTCAGAAAATATCAAGATCGTTGAAGAAGCTGCTGCTGTGTTACAATTTTGTCTACACAACAAACAAGATGAAGGGATAATCTTGCTAGATGATGACAATTGCAACAGGAAGTTCTTAGTAGTGGAGTGTGAAC AGGATAATGCTACCCTgtcgattttatattttatcaacaaaaatatgataaagattGTGTTTGAGGATAACACAGAAATTTGGGAAGGATTCCATGTCTTACACAATTTCGTTGAAATGATCAGTTTAGAAGCTAGGAAAACCTTGTtagatttctttgaaaaataccCCTTAGAATATTATGATTTTCTACAGGAGGTAAAATCAAAAATCAGACGGATATCGCCCGAATgcccaaatttaaaaatcaaaatatcctCCGTCCTGCTGGAGGAGTTGCGATGTGCTGAAAGTATACAGAAATCAATCCTAAGAGCAGGACATAAAGGCGAGCTTGAAATCAAAGGAGACAAATGTATCGTTAAACCAGAACAGTTTAAGATTCTGTTTACTGAGGCTGGTAGACGCATTGTAGACTATATAGAAAAACAGTTGTTTGCTGAATTTTCAGATATCAATCAAATCATTCTTGTTGGAGAATTTGCACAATCACAGATACTTCATAACATTATCAAAACTGCATTTTCGGCGAAAAATGTCATCATTCCCTGGGACGGAAGTATGGCAGCAGCAAGGGGTGCTGTGTTTTATGGACAAAGTCATGTATCGTTTGTGACAGAT GTTGTTCCCAACATGCAACAAACACCTCTAAACAATGCACAAGTTGCGTTGCCAAAGGCGTTGTCAAAGGAAAGAAGACTTATAAAAAGCATGATAGACGATGGAAAACCAAGCCCGAGTGAATCCAAGGAAAGTTCTCAACAAAAACTGTGTGTGATATTGTGA